Proteins from a single region of Heterodontus francisci isolate sHetFra1 unplaced genomic scaffold, sHetFra1.hap1 HAP1_SCAFFOLD_101_1, whole genome shotgun sequence:
- the LOC137361852 gene encoding CD5 antigen-like — protein sequence NWSLRLTNGGSWCDGRVEIYHNGSWGRLQDRHWTVNDANVVCTQLGCGEATAAYKESKDGESEGPVWVNDVQCEGNELQLQNCILFTLNSSLTDSMDVGVLCSDHVQLRLSDGGSPCSGRVEIYYNGTWGSVCDDSWDLADADVVCKQLGCGKALDLALPASCGPGSGPVWLDELKCSRNESLLWERPSASWGNHDCSHKEDVRIMCSGDTCIGPSVFTSGDSTFQNDALHSYSTHPNHS from the exons aattggtcactaaggctgactaacgggggaagctggtgtgatgggcgagtggagatttaccacaatggcagctgggggagattgcaagatagacactggaccgtgaatgatgccaacgtagtctgtacacagctgggttgcggtgaagcgacagccgcttataaggagtcaaaggacggagagagtgaaggacccgtctgggtgaatgatgtccagtgtgaaggaaacgaattgcagctccagaactgcatcttattcacattgaattcgtctctcactgacagtatggatgtaggggtcctgtgttcag accacgtgcagttaaggctgtctgacggtggaagcccatgtagtggccgagtggagatttattacaatgggacttggggctcagtatgtgatgattcctgggatctggcggacgctgacgtggtttgcaaacagctgggttgtggaaaggcattggacctggcacttcctgcatcttgtggaccaggttcagggccagtttggttggatgaactgaagtgttccaggAACGAATCATTACTCTGGGaacgtccctcagcatcgtggggtaaccacgactgttctcataaagaagatgtgaggatcatgtgttcag gtgatacttgtataggaccttctgtattcaccagcggtgattcaacattccaaaacgacgCCCTCCACTCATATTCCAcccatccaaatcactcctga